The Aurantiacibacter gangjinensis genome includes a region encoding these proteins:
- a CDS encoding DUF5681 domain-containing protein, giving the protein MAKLYTRESGERVAKGEIDGATREGIYEVGYGKPPKAHRFKKGQSGNPAGKRKRKAPVPKPASAELGGLIAEELLKPQKVIIDGKQVEKPRIELLAQRLTMLILKSDSLPQIKSAMDMLQRLGVPVQMLEKIESLDNEDTGPWTPELEAKFLELEREFSEDEEMGDF; this is encoded by the coding sequence ATGGCAAAGTTGTATACACGCGAAAGTGGGGAGCGGGTGGCGAAGGGCGAAATCGATGGCGCCACTCGGGAGGGTATTTATGAGGTTGGGTATGGCAAACCGCCCAAGGCACACCGATTTAAGAAGGGGCAGTCTGGCAACCCGGCTGGCAAAAGGAAGAGGAAGGCGCCGGTGCCCAAACCGGCGAGTGCTGAACTTGGCGGCTTGATAGCCGAAGAACTGCTCAAACCGCAGAAGGTTATCATCGATGGCAAGCAGGTCGAAAAGCCTCGGATCGAGCTTTTGGCGCAGAGGCTGACGATGCTGATTCTGAAATCTGATAGCCTTCCGCAGATCAAATCTGCCATGGACATGCTTCAAAGGCTCGGAGTGCCTGTGCAGATGCTCGAGAAAATCGAGAGTCTGGACAACGAGGACACTGGACCCTGGACGCCCGAGCTTGAGGCGAAGTTTCTCGAGCTTGAGCGGGAATTTTCGGAAGACGAAGAAATGGGCGACTTTTGA
- a CDS encoding helix-turn-helix domain-containing protein, translating into MQLEDLGRLVLQKRGSMGVRAAAREIGISPTTLSKIESGHIPDQVTLKKVCDWIGEEVTKFTAMGGLQIAFKKDQTLEPNTAQSLARLIERAEEQFKAQVSDVAGH; encoded by the coding sequence ATGCAACTCGAAGACCTAGGACGGCTTGTCCTCCAAAAACGCGGGAGCATGGGAGTCAGAGCTGCTGCGCGCGAGATCGGAATTAGTCCCACAACGCTTTCAAAGATCGAGAGCGGCCATATTCCCGATCAGGTGACATTGAAGAAGGTCTGCGATTGGATCGGTGAAGAGGTCACAAAGTTCACTGCGATGGGTGGCCTCCAGATCGCCTTTAAGAAAGACCAAACCCTCGAGCCGAATACCGCACAGTCGCTTGCTCGGCTCATTGAGAGGGCGGAAGAACAATTCAAAGCCCAGGTGAGCGACGTAGCAGGACACTGA
- a CDS encoding DNA modification methylase, which yields MGYAIKKAGGAKAILLTRSGAKRASAKARTLAAGSKPPRNDLVPHLKTVLMPICELTIAKTSIRKKDAKQIARIANSIKTFGQVYPVLLNKVGAIVDGHLVVEAARDLGLEKVYCVRLEHLDEDEARLLSIALNRIQECGEWDVEGLAFELAELELLDLDLTVTGFEIPELDAIIGPQEITDQADNAPEVQEHSVSCLGDVWLCGPHRVVCGNSLEAASYEHALAGTKAAAIIGDWPYNLKIEGVVSGLGKTKHKDFVMAAGEMSQSEFEQFLTASLKHCLTNCQNGGVIYAFMDWRNIHLVRIAADKVGLHHLNTVVWDKGAGGMGALYRSAHEFIGVLGTAKTPVINNVKLGKYGRDRTNVQHYPGANKQGSSASKALKLHATPKPVELIGDLMLDVTNPGDLVLDPFLGSGTALIAGEVQNRIVAGIELDPRFVDVSVRRWEEWTGETAIHEETVKTMIELVELRAKD from the coding sequence ATGGGATATGCGATTAAGAAAGCTGGAGGCGCGAAAGCGATCCTCCTTACAAGGTCCGGCGCGAAGCGCGCTAGCGCCAAGGCGCGTACGCTGGCAGCCGGATCAAAACCGCCGCGCAATGATCTAGTGCCTCATCTCAAAACGGTGCTGATGCCGATTTGTGAGCTGACGATTGCGAAGACAAGCATTCGCAAGAAGGACGCGAAGCAGATCGCAAGGATTGCGAACTCAATCAAAACCTTTGGGCAGGTATATCCGGTGCTTCTCAACAAGGTGGGAGCGATTGTCGATGGCCACCTTGTCGTCGAGGCAGCGCGCGATCTGGGTCTCGAGAAGGTATACTGTGTTCGCCTTGAGCATCTCGATGAAGACGAAGCGCGTCTGCTGTCGATCGCGCTTAACCGCATTCAGGAATGCGGTGAGTGGGATGTCGAAGGTCTTGCGTTCGAGCTGGCAGAGCTCGAGCTTCTGGACTTGGACCTCACTGTCACTGGCTTCGAGATCCCCGAGCTCGACGCTATCATCGGGCCGCAGGAGATCACGGACCAAGCCGACAACGCTCCCGAGGTACAAGAACATTCGGTGTCGTGCCTTGGCGATGTCTGGTTGTGCGGTCCGCACCGGGTCGTATGTGGCAACTCGTTGGAGGCCGCATCGTATGAGCACGCTCTTGCGGGTACCAAGGCTGCAGCCATCATTGGTGATTGGCCCTACAATCTGAAAATCGAGGGCGTGGTCAGCGGGCTAGGCAAAACGAAGCACAAGGACTTCGTTATGGCTGCTGGCGAAATGTCGCAGTCCGAGTTTGAGCAGTTTTTGACGGCATCGCTTAAGCACTGCCTGACCAACTGCCAGAACGGCGGGGTAATCTATGCCTTCATGGACTGGCGCAATATCCACCTCGTAAGGATCGCCGCCGATAAGGTTGGGCTGCATCATCTCAATACCGTTGTCTGGGACAAGGGCGCAGGGGGTATGGGCGCGCTCTACCGGTCCGCTCATGAATTTATTGGTGTGCTGGGCACTGCCAAGACGCCTGTAATCAACAACGTGAAACTTGGGAAATACGGGCGCGACCGGACCAATGTTCAGCACTATCCTGGCGCAAACAAGCAGGGCAGCTCGGCTTCGAAGGCTCTCAAGCTTCACGCGACGCCGAAGCCCGTTGAACTCATTGGCGACCTCATGCTTGATGTGACCAATCCGGGCGACCTAGTGCTCGACCCGTTTCTAGGATCTGGAACGGCGCTCATTGCCGGTGAAGTACAGAACCGGATTGTTGCTGGCATCGAACTCGATCCTCGCTTTGTCGATGTCAGCGTGAGGCGCTGGGAAGAATGGACGGGCGAAACGGCGATTCACGAGGAAACCGTGAAGACGATGATTGAACTTGTAGAGCTTCGAGCGAAGGACTGA
- a CDS encoding PAS domain-containing protein, producing MGYCLPDEDCPQPLLDVFARSKTALTLASTQREDIPLVLVNEPFCNLSGYEPDEVLGRNCRFLQPEGGAGPVRERIRDFLADDAREDGRFVIPNQTRTGEAFLNVCYMAKIRHRTQAEYVLGSQFAVRTGGERAEAYETALRRDLTTLSDIFSESDWMLMGSMDAIANTSALLARHSLKD from the coding sequence ATGGGCTATTGCTTGCCAGACGAGGATTGTCCGCAGCCTTTGCTGGACGTTTTCGCGCGCAGCAAAACAGCCCTGACGCTTGCCAGCACGCAGCGCGAGGACATTCCGCTGGTGCTGGTCAACGAACCGTTCTGCAATCTGAGTGGTTATGAGCCGGATGAGGTGCTGGGGCGCAATTGCCGGTTCCTGCAACCCGAAGGCGGCGCCGGCCCTGTGCGAGAGCGTATCCGCGATTTTCTTGCCGATGATGCGCGCGAGGACGGGCGGTTCGTCATTCCCAACCAGACCCGAACCGGCGAAGCTTTTTTAAACGTTTGTTATATGGCCAAAATTCGTCATCGTACGCAGGCGGAATATGTTCTAGGCTCGCAGTTTGCAGTCAGGACCGGCGGCGAGCGCGCGGAAGCGTACGAAACCGCTCTACGCCGGGATTTGACTACGCTATCCGACATATTTTCGGAAAGCGATTGGATGCTGATGGGAAGCATGGACGCGATTGCCAATACGTCGGCCTTGTTGGCGCGGCATAGCCTGAAGGATTGA
- a CDS encoding ImmA/IrrE family metallo-endopeptidase, which yields MLKRGFKAQSERRSVEIRKKFGLQPDAPLSARKVAAAYDILVWTEADIAGVSGDDLVQLTVTDPDSWSAFTMRVGEKHLIVVNSSQSEPRQNSVIMHELSHILLGHELTSAGLTADGHFVPTSYNQDQEDEADWLAGTLLLPRPALLRIRRTGMTDHQAMNNFQVSSQMLTWRIRMTGVDYQLSNARKRRARG from the coding sequence ATGCTCAAGCGGGGCTTCAAGGCACAAAGCGAGCGACGATCTGTCGAGATTCGCAAGAAGTTCGGCCTCCAGCCCGACGCTCCCTTGAGTGCGCGCAAGGTCGCTGCTGCGTATGACATTCTGGTTTGGACCGAAGCAGACATCGCGGGAGTGAGTGGTGACGACTTGGTGCAGCTGACCGTCACAGACCCCGACAGTTGGTCAGCCTTCACAATGCGGGTTGGTGAGAAGCATCTGATAGTCGTCAATTCTAGCCAGTCCGAACCGCGCCAAAATAGCGTCATCATGCACGAGCTTTCCCATATCTTGCTCGGCCATGAGCTCACCTCGGCGGGATTGACCGCAGATGGTCATTTCGTCCCTACCTCCTACAACCAAGACCAAGAAGATGAGGCGGATTGGCTAGCGGGAACATTGCTTCTCCCGCGTCCAGCGCTTTTGAGAATTCGCCGGACGGGAATGACCGACCATCAAGCTATGAACAACTTTCAGGTGAGTAGTCAGATGCTAACATGGCGAATCCGCATGACCGGGGTTGATTACCAGCTTTCCAATGCGCGAAAGCGTAGGGCTCGCGGCTAA
- a CDS encoding reverse transcriptase domain-containing protein, with protein MRNLFDYHFTLRPGTKVYVPTEHGREIGATIKKRVEGLWKGPRNYFHLRNGGHVAAARLHKDQPWIASMDLKRFFEQISRSRVQRSLLRIGMAHADAYEMACDSVVDKAPPNREFSIPFGFVQSPILASLALAHSALGTELDRIRRSGLRVSVYVDDITISGDDNASLVESMAALDHAARTSNFELSDQKTQGPASEVTSFNIRFGSGRMEIIEDRMAEFEAAIRYGSEWVIGGVLGYVGAVNEGQADALTGLLGANQKGSPA; from the coding sequence GTGCGAAATCTTTTCGATTATCATTTCACGCTTAGGCCGGGAACCAAGGTTTACGTGCCAACTGAGCATGGCCGTGAGATTGGCGCTACGATCAAAAAGCGTGTCGAAGGACTCTGGAAGGGACCTCGCAACTATTTTCACCTGCGCAACGGAGGTCATGTCGCCGCAGCACGGCTCCATAAAGACCAGCCATGGATTGCGTCGATGGACCTCAAACGTTTCTTCGAGCAGATAAGCCGGAGCAGAGTGCAACGCTCGCTTCTTCGAATCGGCATGGCGCATGCGGATGCCTATGAGATGGCTTGTGACAGCGTGGTCGACAAAGCACCACCCAACCGAGAGTTCAGCATCCCATTTGGATTCGTTCAATCACCGATACTCGCATCTTTAGCCCTTGCTCATTCCGCGTTGGGAACAGAACTGGATCGGATTCGACGCTCAGGATTGCGCGTGTCTGTCTACGTTGATGACATTACCATTTCGGGCGACGATAATGCTTCGCTCGTCGAAAGTATGGCGGCACTTGATCACGCCGCCAGGACAAGCAATTTCGAGTTAAGCGACCAAAAGACACAAGGTCCGGCATCGGAAGTTACTAGCTTCAACATTAGGTTTGGGTCGGGTCGAATGGAAATCATCGAAGACCGAATGGCCGAGTTCGAAGCCGCGATCCGATATGGCTCTGAATGGGTCATTGGCGGCGTTCTCGGCTACGTCGGTGCCGTTAATGAAGGACAGGCGGACGCGCTGACCGGTTTGCTTGGTGCAAATCAGAAGGGCAGCCCAGCCTAG
- a CDS encoding helix-turn-helix transcriptional regulator: MPYMDICCRLGANVRRLRTKSAWSQEEYADRAGIHRTYVSDIERGRRNPTATIIEKLAEPFGIAPGRLLD; the protein is encoded by the coding sequence ATGCCTTACATGGACATTTGCTGTCGTCTCGGCGCCAACGTTCGTCGTTTGCGGACAAAGAGTGCATGGAGCCAGGAAGAGTATGCGGACCGGGCTGGCATCCATCGCACCTACGTCAGCGACATCGAACGCGGACGTCGCAACCCAACCGCTACGATCATTGAAAAGTTGGCGGAGCCATTCGGCATCGCACCTGGTCGCCTGCTCGACTGA